A genome region from Paradevosia shaoguanensis includes the following:
- a CDS encoding ArsR/SmtB family transcription factor, which translates to MSEIDREAIFTALADPSRRLILTRLQARNGQTLSQLGEGLPITRQAVSKHLKILETANLLFSEKSGRERLHFLNPVPLRAVAIRWLERFDETPMGLLAQREKGGKRGG; encoded by the coding sequence ATGAGCGAGATCGACCGCGAAGCTATCTTCACCGCTCTGGCCGACCCGAGCCGCCGACTGATCCTCACGCGGCTTCAGGCCCGGAACGGGCAGACACTGAGCCAGTTGGGCGAAGGCCTGCCGATCACCCGCCAGGCGGTAAGCAAGCATCTGAAAATCCTCGAGACGGCCAATCTGCTGTTCAGCGAAAAAAGCGGCCGCGAACGGCTGCATTTCCTCAACCCAGTACCGCTGCGCGCCGTGGCCATCCGCTGGCTCGAACGCTTCGACGAGACCCCGATGGGCCTGCTGGCACAAAGGGAGAAGGGTGGAAAGAGGGGCGGGTAA